From Cellulophaga lytica DSM 7489, a single genomic window includes:
- a CDS encoding sigma-54-dependent transcriptional regulator: MQKGKVLIVDDNKSVLSALEILLQFEYEKVDTLGNPNLLSSFENLSDYDIVLLDMNFSAGVNTGNEGLYWNREIKKRAPHISVIMMTAYGAIDLAVQALKEGATDFILKPWNNDKLLATLKSAYQLRKSQKEVSKLKEKESSLKQVINQNKNYIIGNSKALTSVLNLVQKVAKTDVNVLVTGENGTGKELIARELHNLSNRKNEVFIGVDMGSISETLFESELFGHTKGAFTDAKEDRAGKFEAANGGTLFLDEIGNLSLQTQAKLLSAIQNRVVVRVGSNKPILVDIRLVCATNCNLEKMVADGLFREDLLYRINTIHVQVPALRERDGDVLILAEFYLNKFMTKYGKLGLRINNQAQEKLLAYSWPGNIRELQHTMERAVILCDGNVLKPTDFILNEKGTPTLDTTNVTLSEMELLLINDALKKHDGNYSAAANQLGISRQTLYNKIKKTGNGE; the protein is encoded by the coding sequence ATGCAAAAAGGTAAAGTATTAATTGTAGATGATAACAAAAGTGTACTAAGTGCATTAGAGATTTTATTACAGTTTGAATATGAAAAAGTAGACACACTAGGAAATCCTAACTTATTATCTTCATTTGAAAATTTAAGTGATTATGACATTGTTCTGTTAGATATGAACTTTTCTGCCGGTGTAAATACTGGTAATGAAGGTTTGTATTGGAATAGAGAAATTAAAAAACGTGCTCCGCATATTTCTGTTATTATGATGACCGCCTATGGGGCAATAGACCTTGCTGTACAAGCATTAAAAGAAGGTGCAACAGATTTTATTTTAAAACCGTGGAATAATGATAAGCTGCTAGCCACATTAAAATCTGCATACCAATTACGCAAGTCTCAAAAAGAAGTTTCTAAATTAAAAGAGAAAGAGAGTTCTTTAAAACAGGTTATTAACCAAAATAAAAACTACATAATTGGCAACTCTAAAGCATTAACTTCTGTATTAAACTTGGTACAAAAAGTAGCTAAAACCGACGTAAATGTACTAGTTACTGGTGAAAACGGAACAGGAAAGGAATTAATTGCAAGAGAGTTACACAACTTATCTAACCGTAAAAATGAGGTTTTTATTGGTGTAGATATGGGCTCTATATCTGAAACCTTATTTGAAAGCGAACTTTTTGGACACACAAAAGGAGCTTTTACAGATGCCAAGGAAGACAGAGCTGGTAAGTTTGAAGCCGCAAACGGTGGAACTTTATTTTTAGATGAAATAGGTAATCTAAGCTTACAAACTCAGGCTAAATTACTATCTGCCATACAAAACAGAGTTGTAGTGCGTGTAGGCTCTAACAAACCAATACTTGTAGACATTAGGCTGGTTTGTGCTACAAATTGCAATTTAGAAAAAATGGTTGCAGATGGCTTGTTTAGAGAGGATTTATTGTACCGTATTAATACCATACACGTGCAAGTACCTGCACTAAGAGAGCGAGATGGTGATGTGTTAATTTTAGCTGAATTTTACTTGAACAAGTTTATGACTAAATATGGTAAGCTTGGTTTGCGTATTAATAATCAGGCTCAAGAAAAATTACTTGCTTATAGCTGGCCTGGTAATATTAGAGAATTACAACACACTATGGAAAGAGCTGTTATTTTATGCGATGGAAATGTGCTTAAACCAACAGATTTTATTTTAAATGAAAAAGGAACTCCTACGTTAGATACTACTAATGTTACCTTATCTGAAATGGAATTGCTATTGATTAATGATGCTTTAAAAAAGCACGATGGTAATTATAGTGCCGCTGCAAACCAATTGGGCATATCTAGACAAACATTATATAACAAAATTAAAAAGACAGGAAATGGCGAGTAA
- a CDS encoding sensor histidine kinase, translated as MASKSFYFQLVLRVVFITLSAVGLAYFGLQKNYIVSGAFFIALILLTVFLINYVNHTNRKIAYFFQSIKNEDFTLRFPEYENVKSLKELNRSLNMLNAMIHKIHVKNQVQEKYYQEILKHADIGILTINDKGHILFANPRVEHLLNYKPLNHIKQLQQVDTNLYNLFAKLEPFQRKLIELTNERERIQLTLKSTTVTLDNKNLLLVVVQDIQRELEEKEADSWEKLIRVLTHEIMNTIAPITSISESILNYYKKEDGLIPLEELTEKHIQNTSKGLAVVKEQGNNLMDFVQSYRSFLSIPAPDKSLVKAEQLIHKVFVLIDQENQNTNINFASNLTTENLAFFIDEKQITQVLLNLCKNAVQSIGEQENGNITVTAGITDEKEKFITVADNGPGIPPELIDEIFIPFFTTKNTGTGIGLSLSKQILRLHGGSLKLRSTPNHETVFTLLF; from the coding sequence ATGGCGAGTAAAAGCTTCTATTTTCAATTAGTGTTAAGGGTTGTTTTTATTACACTTTCTGCTGTTGGACTAGCCTATTTTGGCTTACAAAAAAATTACATAGTTTCTGGTGCTTTTTTTATTGCATTGATTTTGCTTACCGTTTTTTTAATTAATTATGTAAACCATACCAACCGTAAAATTGCTTATTTTTTTCAGTCTATTAAAAATGAAGATTTTACACTACGCTTTCCTGAGTACGAAAATGTAAAATCTTTAAAAGAACTAAATCGTAGTCTTAATATGCTTAATGCTATGATTCATAAAATACACGTGAAAAATCAGGTTCAGGAAAAGTACTACCAAGAAATATTAAAACACGCTGATATTGGTATTTTAACTATTAATGATAAAGGACATATACTTTTTGCCAACCCAAGAGTAGAACATTTGTTAAACTACAAACCACTAAACCACATTAAGCAATTGCAGCAGGTAGATACTAATTTGTATAATTTATTTGCCAAACTAGAGCCTTTTCAGCGTAAATTAATAGAGTTAACCAACGAAAGAGAAAGAATACAACTTACTTTAAAATCTACTACCGTTACACTAGACAATAAAAACTTATTACTAGTTGTAGTACAAGATATACAAAGAGAACTAGAAGAAAAAGAAGCAGATTCTTGGGAAAAACTTATACGAGTTTTAACCCACGAAATTATGAATACTATAGCGCCAATAACATCAATATCTGAGTCTATTTTAAATTATTACAAAAAAGAAGACGGATTAATACCGCTTGAAGAATTAACCGAAAAGCACATACAAAATACCTCTAAAGGCTTAGCTGTTGTAAAAGAACAAGGTAATAACCTAATGGACTTTGTACAAAGCTACCGTAGCTTTTTAAGTATTCCGGCACCAGACAAAAGTCTTGTGAAAGCAGAACAATTAATACACAAAGTGTTTGTTTTAATAGACCAAGAAAACCAGAATACCAATATTAATTTTGCATCTAATTTAACAACAGAAAACTTAGCCTTTTTTATAGATGAAAAACAAATTACACAGGTACTTTTAAACTTGTGTAAAAATGCAGTACAGTCTATAGGCGAACAAGAGAACGGAAATATTACTGTTACCGCTGGCATCACAGATGAAAAAGAAAAATTTATTACTGTTGCAGATAATGGTCCTGGTATACCTCCGGAATTAATAGATGAGATTTTTATTCCGTTTTTTACAACCAAAAATACCGGAACAGGAATTGGTCTTAGCTTGTCTAAACAAATATTAAGATTACACGGCGGAAGCTTAAAATTAAGAAGTACTCCAAACCACGAAACCGTTTTTACATTGTTGTTTTAA
- the arfB gene encoding alternative ribosome rescue aminoacyl-tRNA hydrolase ArfB: protein MDTAQIVQELQFKAVRSSGAGGQHVNKVSTKIELTYDLQNSTAVTDKEKERLLLKLSNRLTKENVLLLQCDDSRSQHKNKDLAIKRFLELIKSALIVPKKRKKTKPSRSAIEKRLNTKKKSALKKANRKKPSLE from the coding sequence TTGGATACAGCACAAATAGTACAGGAGTTGCAATTTAAAGCAGTGCGCAGTAGTGGTGCTGGTGGCCAGCACGTAAATAAAGTTTCTACTAAAATAGAGCTTACTTATGATTTGCAAAACTCTACAGCAGTTACAGATAAAGAAAAAGAACGACTATTATTAAAACTAAGTAATAGGCTTACAAAAGAAAATGTTTTGTTGTTACAGTGTGATGATTCTAGAAGTCAGCATAAAAACAAAGACTTGGCTATAAAACGCTTTTTAGAGCTTATAAAGTCGGCCCTAATTGTGCCTAAAAAACGCAAAAAAACAAAACCATCTAGGTCTGCTATTGAAAAACGATTGAACACTAAAAAGAAATCGGCCTTAAAAAAAGCAAATCGTAAAAAGCCAAGTTTAGAGTAG
- a CDS encoding ABC transporter ATP-binding protein — protein sequence MLHVNNISFSYNTTPVLKNIDFTVNEGEYLAVLGESGSGKSTLLKIIYGLLQLKEGTIFWKDNQVLGPDYNLIPGEKYMKYLSQDFDLMPFLTVEENVSQYLSVFYPEELKARTEELLEMVEMTSFAKTKVKLLSGGQQQRVALARVLAQEPELLLLDEPFSHIDNFRKNSLRRRLFGYLKMKKITCIVATHDEKEVLPFADRILVIKDEEIIANEKTETLYNNPKSLYIASLFAEANLVPVSTIKENTDTKKQIVVYAHEFKVSETSGIQVRVINSYAMGSYYLMEGVTEEQSLFFTHPKSIEVGKKVFLNVSLEIINKRIE from the coding sequence ATGTTACACGTAAACAATATATCATTTTCATACAACACAACGCCAGTTTTAAAAAACATAGACTTTACAGTAAATGAAGGCGAATACCTAGCAGTTTTAGGAGAAAGTGGCAGCGGAAAAAGTACACTTTTAAAAATTATATATGGTCTTCTTCAGTTAAAGGAAGGGACTATTTTTTGGAAAGACAACCAAGTTTTAGGGCCAGATTACAATTTAATTCCAGGAGAAAAGTATATGAAATACCTATCTCAGGATTTTGACTTAATGCCTTTTCTTACTGTTGAAGAAAATGTGAGTCAGTACTTATCTGTTTTTTATCCAGAAGAATTAAAGGCCAGAACAGAAGAGCTTTTAGAAATGGTAGAAATGACCAGTTTTGCTAAAACAAAAGTGAAATTGTTAAGTGGTGGTCAGCAACAACGTGTTGCTTTGGCTAGAGTATTAGCGCAAGAACCAGAGTTGTTATTATTAGACGAACCTTTTAGCCACATAGATAATTTTAGAAAAAACAGCTTGCGTAGGCGACTTTTTGGTTACTTAAAAATGAAAAAAATTACATGTATTGTTGCTACACATGATGAAAAAGAAGTACTGCCATTTGCAGATCGTATTTTAGTAATAAAAGATGAAGAAATAATTGCAAATGAAAAGACAGAAACACTATACAACAACCCAAAGTCATTGTACATAGCAAGTTTATTTGCAGAGGCAAACTTAGTTCCTGTTTCTACTATAAAAGAGAATACAGATACAAAAAAACAGATTGTTGTGTATGCACACGAGTTTAAGGTATCTGAAACTTCTGGAATACAAGTACGTGTAATTAATAGTTATGCAATGGGATCTTATTATTTAATGGAAGGTGTAACAGAGGAGCAAAGCTTATTTTTTACGCATCCTAAAAGTATAGAAGTAGGCAAAAAAGTGTTCTTAAATGTTTCTTTAGAAATAATAAATAAAAGAATAGAATAA